The following nucleotide sequence is from Pochonia chlamydosporia 170 chromosome 4, whole genome shotgun sequence.
CATGGCATTGTATAATCGACGCTGCGTGAACAATTGCACGAATTGCCTTGCAAAATCGCGCATGACCCAAATGAAGCCGGGTGACCGTGTTGCATTGGCGTCTAGGTCGTTAAAGTCCATATTCTCCTGTTCAATGGATTTGTATACGAGATATATATCTCGAAGCGCTTGCAACTGATTCAAAAAAGATATCACGGCCTAGTGAGCAGTTGACTCAACAAAGTTTCAAGAAGGAGTTACCTACCTCAGTGTTTCGGACGCGCTTCAACATTGCATATGCCTTCTCAACACTATAGTTCGGGCCCTTTAACAGGTGATAGCGAGGCGACTCAGGACAGACAAATATTACCACGATGAGAAGAGCCAAGGACGGAACCAAAGGAGCACCTTGGATTAGACGATACGTGGTTATATTGTCTGCCGCTTTTGTGAAGATCAAGTTGAAGGCAAAGCCCATCATGATGCCAAAGGCAACCCTGTTGTCCGTATTAGCTTTCATGTACGACTGGCTACTTTACCATAGCAAAGCAGATGTTTCGCATACCATAGCTGCCAGGCAAGAATGGCGGAACCACGCCAAAATCCAACAGCAGTTTCGCTAGCCAAGATGGTAGTACTAACAGCTTTCAAGCCCATGCCTAGTGTTTTCATTAGTCTTGAAGGTCAAACCAACCTGTGTAGCAAACAAGATGTCTTACCAACGCCATTTATGATTCGAATACCAAACATTTCATACCAATTTGTCGCAAAGATGGCCGCAATGGAGCTAACCAAAACCAAGAATGCCGCCAAGCCAATACCACCCCTTCTTCCAAACCAGTAATTAACTGGCAACGAGAGAGGACACCCTAGGCATGCTGCAAATAAAAACGGCGCTGCACTTGCAGCACCAAGCTGCCAATCGCTGTCGCCGATTTGATTGTCACCGCCAGTATGGAACAGACCCCATTCCGACATGTACAACGAGGAGCCATTGAACGATGATTGCACAAAACCTATTTTCCCGAGCTGTTAGAAATGTTCGGTGTAATTAAGCTCCAGGCATTGTCTGCTGCCGCTTACGCCACACCGAACTGACCTTGTAAGAACGCTGCCAGTGACACCGTAACAATAACAACGAACATGCCCTTTTCGCTAAAGGCGTGATCCTTTTCGCTTCGAAGCGCTGatttctcctcctctgtcAGTAACACAGATAGTCGATTTCTCTCGTCGTAGCTTGCTGGATGTCGCGATGCCTCATCATATATTTGGATTCCCTTTGCAACCTTTGCCGCTCGTAGCAAGTCCTTATAGTTTACCGAGGGAAGGTTCCTCTGTACAAAAGCCCGAACATCGTCCTCCAACTCGTGGTCAGTGAAATGGCCTAAGAAGGTCAGTATCTACCCTCAGCGTGCAACGAGGTCGAGAACTGCAGGGTTCTGGCTCACAGAGAGGGTTGTCAATGATAGGGCGATTGCTTCCCCTCCTCTTGATTCCATTACTGTCATAAGCGAAGTAATCTGGCTTGTTGGGAGTGGTCGTCATTTTGGAGAATTTACTTCAAAAAGTTCAACCAGAATGCAAGCGCATTCTCTTCAAGAACGGATTGGCAGGCTTGGAAGTACATATGTAAGAAAGAGACGCAGGGATCTATGCGCGTTAACATCGTTTCTAGTAAGATTATGAGGGATTCTACCCCCAGCAAACTTTCAGAGATGCTTGATTCACAGCCTTCTGCAACCAGAGACAGCTGGGGTGCACGAGCGTCGGCAGATCAACAGCACCGTCGACCACAATAGGTATCTTGCCTTCCACCGTTACCTCACATGACGAACCATAAAGCGCCATTTAGATGGCTCTGTAAACAGAGCTACAATACAGAACCTGCGAGATTGCgtacaaaacaaaaaaaaaaactcatAGGCATGCTTATTCCTCTGTTCGGGTAGCAAGTGTCTGCACAGCGTCATCGAGAAGCTGAAAACAACCACCGCTCTCCAATTTCTTTATTCCAAATGCAACATCTGCAAAGAGCTCATTAAAGTCAAAACGCAAATTAAAGTTACAAATCAGGTTGTCCAGATCCGGGATTAGACAAAAGGACGAAATGATGGACTATTTCGCTTCTCCATCCTTTCCCGTTTGATGAAAAGACTGCTACGGCAGAATGAAGTGGCATTCCCCGGAGATAGAACCAATAGTAAGTGAGCCACGTAGCAACATGGCCGGAATCGTCTGCTGACATTCATGCATACGAAATGACATCAAAAATTGATCGCCCAATAGACAATAGCAACCTCATTGTCGCACCGTGGTTTGATTACCAACCCTTTGGAACATGTCTGAACGTGACGAGAGGGCAGAGagtggccatggctttgTTTCCCAAAATCGTGAGAAGACAGACCCATGTCCCAGTCTCATGAGCTCGGTAGTTGTCATAGAACCGGCAATTCTGATGTTCAGCAGACTTCGGCAAATAAGGTCTGCGCCATTCCGTACTGTATCTCGGGCAGCACAACACCCGATGATGGCGGAGTCTACCTCGTAAGAATGGCCAAGTTTTCTCAGTCCTGGTCACAACCTCTATATGTGTGCTTGTGTTGATTCGGGACTAACATTGTGTGCAGAATGGCTGCCGAATGAAGAATTCGCGGGGCTGGGTGTGCAAAAGTCGGTTGACGGATGTTATTGCGACAGAATCctggcaaagatggcaaaaGCGCAAACCCTGGTTTTCTGTTGTTCAGATGGAGGTCTCCTGGTTGTTGGAAGGAACACACTAACAGAGGATTGTTGGTTGTGTCGTCGTTGAGCTGGATGTGATGGCGGAGAATCC
It contains:
- a CDS encoding sugar transporter (similar to Magnaporthe oryzae 70-15 XP_003710206.1) is translated as MTTTPNKPDYFAYDSNGIKRRGSNRPIIDNPLCHFTDHELEDDVRAFVQRNLPSVNYKDLLRAAKVAKGIQIYDEASRHPASYDERNRLSVLLTEEEKSALRSEKDHAFSEKGMFVVIVTVSLAAFLQGFVQSSFNGSSLYMSEWGLFHTGGDNQIGDSDWQLGAASAAPFLFAACLGCPLSLPVNYWFGRRGGIGLAAFLVLVSSIAAIFATNWYEMFGIRIINGVGMGLKAVSTTILASETAVGFWRGSAILAWQLWVAFGIMMGFAFNLIFTKAADNITTYRLIQGAPLVPSLALLIVVIFVCPESPRYHLLKGPNYSVEKAYAMLKRVRNTELQALRDIYLVYKSIEQENMDFNDLDANATRSPGFIWVMRDFARQFVQLFTQRRLYNAMISTSTVNLSQQLCGVNVCAFYSGLVFSKAGGPSSTITTNMAYSLGFGAINFVFALPAVKSIDTLGRRRWLLLTIPFMAVFMLGAGFADYISDPTTRNGITACFLFLFAVAYSPGLGPIPFTLASESFPLTHREAGTAWAISVNLFFAGLLAILFPSVNSGLGQKGSLFIFAVLNVVAFIMVFLFVEETKQRSLEELDYIFAVPKREFMNFKVMTYTPWVIRKYILRQNRPKPKLYRDMIWGSQTGELRRAPSVLQPSDGEPTGFTRHGSGRRESGRVLRPGASSPSSPSSPSSPSSPSSPSSPSSKKFPAVASGSNTPAPRLPEFTGIDMPDLVEMEEIYPPGMHVPFEREYAGGRSPTAKVHGEGDAPVSPKKEE